A region of Nitrosomonas stercoris DNA encodes the following proteins:
- a CDS encoding vitamin B12 transporter BtuB, protein MKGKKIRQMRRSWFEVEKKQFAPISLRPVAITVTGALAIIASNNGWAQSEAEPIQLETISVIASEIEPAITVPSLPEVKRAMRRIPGGANVIDSETYSTGRASTLQDALGYSPGVFAQSRSGAEETRLSIRGSGIQRTFHLRGIKILQDGSRLNLADGAADFQSIEPLAARYIEVFRGGNALQYGATTLGGAINFVTPTGYDAERVRIRGEAGSFGYNRLFGSSGGVHGALDYFVSFSRYSQDGFREWAEQENWRMFSNVGYRISPDLETRFYLTYTKSNTHIPGNLTKAQLKANPKQANSTSFNLRHARDLDRIRVANRTVLKLGDDQKLEFSGFYSHTDLWHPIYQVLSQPTNDYGVALRYVNEMPIAGYRNRFVLGFEPSWGNVMDSRFVNVRGAAGARTTKFDQHSSTYDVYAENQFYLLPELSLIAGGQYTYTTRKQKDLFTAGALDRSKSYQRFSPKGGLIYEPNRDLQFFANVSTSFEPPTFAELTSGLNQAPVFAKAQRAITFEVGSRGRLADMAEWDIALYRAHVRNELLARVDPNNPTSVSTTNANKTIHQGIELGLDVELAKKLYLRQMYMFNDFKFDGDAAFGNNQIAGIPRHFYKADLTYRHADYYIGPNVEWSPQKYYVDHANTAYADSYALLGFKLGKQSKSGFSWFAEARNLTNQKYAATTGVIENAGGIDQAQYLPGDGRSFFAGLEYRM, encoded by the coding sequence ATGAAGGGGAAAAAAATTAGACAAATGAGACGAAGCTGGTTTGAAGTTGAGAAAAAACAGTTTGCACCGATTTCACTACGACCAGTGGCTATTACCGTGACAGGGGCTCTGGCGATTATTGCGTCGAACAATGGCTGGGCGCAAAGTGAGGCTGAGCCAATACAATTGGAAACAATTAGTGTGATTGCCTCAGAAATAGAGCCTGCTATTACAGTACCAAGCTTGCCAGAGGTCAAACGTGCTATGCGTCGGATTCCGGGAGGTGCCAATGTCATCGATAGCGAAACCTATTCCACCGGGCGTGCTTCTACTTTGCAAGATGCGTTAGGCTATTCACCAGGTGTATTTGCACAATCGCGTTCCGGCGCTGAAGAGACACGGTTGTCAATTCGTGGCTCAGGTATTCAGCGCACCTTTCATTTGCGTGGTATCAAAATTTTGCAAGATGGTTCCCGTCTGAATTTGGCCGATGGTGCTGCAGATTTTCAATCAATTGAGCCATTAGCAGCGCGTTACATTGAAGTGTTCCGAGGGGGTAATGCGTTGCAATATGGTGCAACTACACTCGGGGGGGCGATCAACTTTGTAACCCCCACCGGTTATGATGCCGAGCGTGTCAGAATACGCGGTGAGGCAGGTAGTTTTGGCTATAACCGCTTGTTTGGTTCCTCTGGTGGCGTACATGGTGCGTTGGATTATTTTGTCAGTTTTTCTCGTTACAGTCAGGATGGTTTTCGCGAGTGGGCAGAACAGGAAAATTGGCGCATGTTCAGTAATGTAGGCTATCGCATCAGTCCTGATCTGGAAACCCGCTTTTATCTGACCTATACCAAATCCAACACCCATATTCCAGGTAACCTGACCAAAGCACAGCTGAAAGCTAATCCTAAACAGGCTAACTCAACCAGCTTCAATCTTAGGCATGCGCGTGATCTTGATCGAATTCGGGTGGCCAATCGTACTGTCCTCAAATTGGGCGATGATCAAAAGCTGGAGTTTTCCGGATTCTACTCGCATACAGATCTATGGCACCCTATTTACCAGGTGCTATCCCAGCCCACTAATGATTATGGGGTGGCACTACGGTACGTGAACGAGATGCCGATTGCAGGTTATCGGAATCGTTTTGTGCTGGGTTTTGAACCGAGCTGGGGTAATGTCATGGATAGCCGCTTCGTGAATGTTCGCGGTGCTGCTGGTGCACGTACGACTAAATTTGATCAACACTCTAGTACTTACGATGTTTACGCCGAAAATCAATTTTATTTATTGCCAGAATTGTCGCTGATTGCCGGTGGACAGTACACTTATACCACGCGTAAACAAAAGGATCTGTTTACGGCAGGTGCTTTGGATCGAAGCAAGAGCTACCAGCGTTTTTCTCCCAAAGGCGGCTTGATTTATGAACCAAATCGCGATCTGCAGTTTTTTGCTAATGTCAGTACCAGCTTTGAACCGCCTACCTTTGCCGAATTGACCAGCGGGCTGAATCAAGCGCCGGTGTTTGCCAAAGCACAGCGTGCCATTACCTTTGAAGTAGGTAGCCGTGGGCGCTTGGCAGATATGGCGGAATGGGATATCGCACTGTATCGGGCGCATGTGCGTAATGAGCTGCTTGCCAGAGTAGATCCAAACAATCCGACATCTGTTTCTACTACTAATGCAAATAAAACCATCCATCAAGGAATTGAATTAGGATTGGATGTGGAGCTAGCCAAGAAACTCTATCTGCGCCAAATGTATATGTTTAATGATTTCAAGTTTGATGGTGATGCCGCGTTTGGTAACAATCAGATTGCTGGTATTCCACGGCATTTTTATAAAGCCGATCTCACTTATCGCCATGCCGATTATTATATTGGTCCGAATGTAGAATGGTCGCCACAGAAATACTATGTGGATCATGCTAATACCGCATACGCTGATTCCTATGCTTTGTTAGGATTCAAACTTGGCAAACAAAGTAAAAGTGGATTTTCCTGGTTTGCTGAAGCGCGTAACCTGACTAATCAGAAATATGCTGCGACTACCGGGGTCATCGAGAATGCTGGAGGAATAGATCAGGCTCAATATTTACCAGGAGATGGGCGCTCCTTCTTTGCGGGTTTGGAATACCGCATGTAG
- a CDS encoding IS5 family transposase ISStma16 produces the protein MKNTDPADQKGYDAGKKVSGIKRHIAVDTLGLPHAIAVTTAEVTDRNGALQALKHCRSSLGQVQGLLCDGGYTGAPFAESVQEILGKPVTVQIAKRSKLHTFKVMPRRWIVERSFAWLEKCRRLWKNCERKLDTSLQLIHLAFLALLLRRS, from the coding sequence GTGAAGAATACAGACCCGGCTGACCAGAAAGGCTATGACGCCGGCAAGAAGGTGTCGGGCATCAAGCGCCATATCGCTGTTGATACCTTGGGGTTGCCGCACGCCATTGCAGTGACGACAGCGGAAGTGACTGACCGTAACGGTGCATTGCAGGCCTTGAAGCATTGCAGATCGAGTTTGGGGCAAGTACAAGGTTTGCTGTGTGACGGTGGCTATACTGGAGCACCATTTGCCGAAAGTGTGCAAGAAATTCTGGGCAAACCTGTCACCGTGCAGATCGCCAAACGCAGCAAACTGCATACCTTCAAGGTTATGCCCAGGCGATGGATAGTGGAACGTAGTTTCGCCTGGCTGGAAAAGTGCCGAAGATTATGGAAAAACTGCGAACGTAAACTTGATACCAGCTTGCAGCTCATTCATTTGGCTTTCTTGGCACTATTACTCAGAAGATCGTAA